A genomic region of candidate division KSB1 bacterium contains the following coding sequences:
- a CDS encoding aldo/keto reductase, translating to MKYVRLGARGPVVSTIGFGAWAIGGTNWGPTDDQVSKRALHEAIERGVTLIDTADVYGFGHSEELIADVLAERGKGEVVVATKVGNDFYHATAADDQGYGPIRQTYSRDYLVWAAEQSLRRLRLEAIDILQLHSPDLDKLTRDEPWLALEQLKREGKIRYAGFSVQSFKETEQAFLLDEHHDVLDCIQVRYNLLEREAERVLLPKAARYGLGVIVRIPLLFGFLTGKFTRQTRFGPDDHRRMNLSPERLEEYFRRLDRCRFLFERYVEYTPAQVSLAFCLSHPACHVAIPGAKTPEQVAENCAASDLAPLALEGLPPLEAL from the coding sequence ATGAAGTACGTGCGTCTTGGCGCGCGGGGTCCTGTGGTCTCGACCATAGGCTTCGGCGCGTGGGCAATTGGGGGCACAAACTGGGGGCCAACAGACGACCAGGTCTCCAAGCGCGCCCTGCATGAGGCGATCGAGCGCGGCGTCACGCTCATCGACACTGCCGACGTCTACGGCTTTGGCCACTCGGAGGAATTGATCGCCGACGTGCTGGCCGAAAGGGGAAAAGGCGAGGTAGTGGTGGCCACAAAGGTCGGCAACGATTTCTACCACGCCACCGCCGCGGACGATCAGGGCTATGGCCCGATTCGCCAGACCTACTCGCGGGACTACCTGGTCTGGGCTGCCGAGCAGTCGCTGCGCCGTTTGCGATTGGAGGCCATCGACATCCTGCAGCTCCACAGCCCCGACCTTGACAAGCTGACCCGTGATGAGCCGTGGCTGGCCCTCGAACAGCTGAAGCGTGAAGGCAAGATCCGCTACGCCGGGTTCAGTGTGCAGTCGTTCAAAGAGACCGAGCAGGCCTTTCTGCTGGACGAGCACCACGACGTTCTGGATTGCATCCAGGTGCGTTACAACCTCCTTGAGCGGGAAGCGGAGAGAGTACTGCTGCCCAAAGCGGCGCGCTACGGTCTTGGGGTGATCGTCCGCATACCCCTGCTATTTGGCTTTCTCACCGGCAAGTTCACCCGCCAGACCCGGTTTGGTCCTGACGACCACAGACGCATGAACCTTTCGCCCGAGAGGCTTGAGGAGTATTTCCGGCGTTTGGACAGATGCCGGTTCCTATTTGAGCGCTACGTGGAGTACACGCCGGCACAGGTGAGCTTGGCTTTCTGCCTTTCTCATCCGGCATGTCACGTGGCCATACCCGGGGCCAAGACGCCGGAGCAGGTGGCGGAAAACTGCGCCGCCTCCGACCTGGCGCCGCTGGCGCTGGAGGGCCTGCCGCCGCTCGAGGCGCTCTGA
- a CDS encoding deoxyribodipyrimidine photo-lyase → MIHPERIRALNGKPVRKGKYVLYWMQASQRAEYNHALEYAIQRANELGLPIVTFFGLTGSFPEANARHYAFMLQGLAEVESALRERGISFLVRHGPPEKEVVRVANEAALVVVDCGYLRLQRQWRQLAAARLPCLLGQVETDVVVPIEVASDKEEYSAATLRRKLAQHLEYFLKPLAAREPRVPSSGIDLEGLSLADIGALWTLLAVDRSVPPSPLFRGGTGEAKRRLRAFIAQKLDRFAELRNDPSVDYLSHMSPYLHFGQISPLYIALQVQATGSPGVPAYLEELIVRRELSMNFVYFNPHYDSFAGLPAWAQKTLQKHLADARPYSYSLAELEQAQTHDPCWNAAQQEMVLTGKMHGYMRMYWGKKILEWSPTPAEAFSRCLHLNNKYEIDGRDPNGFAGVAWCFGKHDRPWGERPVFGNVRSMTEAGLRRKFDVERYVRAVQRHQQAKPDEPV, encoded by the coding sequence GTGATTCACCCGGAGCGCATCAGGGCACTGAATGGCAAGCCGGTGAGGAAGGGCAAATACGTCCTCTACTGGATGCAGGCTAGCCAGCGGGCCGAATACAACCACGCCCTCGAGTACGCCATACAACGCGCCAATGAGCTCGGCCTGCCGATAGTGACCTTCTTCGGGCTTACGGGGTCTTTCCCCGAGGCAAACGCGCGCCACTACGCCTTCATGCTCCAAGGCCTTGCCGAGGTGGAGAGCGCGCTTCGCGAGAGAGGCATTTCCTTCCTCGTGCGGCACGGTCCCCCGGAAAAAGAGGTGGTGCGGGTTGCAAATGAGGCGGCGCTGGTGGTGGTCGACTGCGGTTACCTCCGCCTCCAGCGTCAGTGGCGACAGCTGGCGGCGGCGCGCCTGCCGTGTCTGCTCGGGCAGGTGGAAACGGACGTGGTCGTGCCGATTGAGGTGGCTTCTGATAAGGAGGAGTACTCGGCGGCGACCTTGCGGCGCAAGCTCGCCCAACACCTGGAGTACTTCCTCAAGCCTCTGGCTGCGCGCGAGCCGCGTGTTCCGTCCTCAGGCATCGATTTGGAAGGTCTGTCGCTGGCCGATATAGGGGCCCTGTGGACATTGTTGGCCGTGGATCGCTCGGTCCCACCGAGTCCTCTGTTCCGGGGCGGCACCGGAGAGGCGAAACGTCGCCTGCGGGCGTTCATCGCGCAGAAGCTGGATCGCTTTGCCGAGCTCCGCAACGACCCCAGCGTGGACTACCTTTCCCACATGAGCCCGTACCTGCACTTTGGGCAGATTTCGCCACTCTACATTGCCTTGCAGGTGCAGGCCACGGGGAGCCCGGGCGTACCCGCCTACCTGGAGGAGCTCATCGTGCGGCGTGAGCTGAGCATGAACTTTGTCTATTTCAATCCTCACTATGACTCCTTCGCCGGGCTGCCTGCCTGGGCCCAGAAGACGCTGCAAAAGCACCTTGCGGACGCCAGGCCCTATTCGTACTCCTTGGCGGAGCTGGAGCAGGCACAGACGCACGATCCCTGCTGGAATGCCGCCCAGCAGGAGATGGTGCTTACCGGCAAGATGCACGGCTACATGCGCATGTACTGGGGGAAAAAGATTCTGGAATGGAGCCCTACGCCGGCTGAAGCGTTCTCTCGTTGTCTTCACCTGAACAACAAATACGAAATAGACGGTCGTGACCCCAATGGCTTTGCCGGGGTCGCCTGGTGCTTCGGCAAGCACGACCGTCCCTGGGGCGAACGGCCAGTCTTTGGCAACGTGCGCTCCATGACTGAGGCGGGCTTGCGGCGCAAGTTCGATGTGGAACGATATGTGCGCGCCGTCCAACGCCACCAGCAGGCGAAGCCAGACGAGCCCGTCTGA
- a CDS encoding PorT family protein yields MKTPMLGTLAGRWCQVTGTVVALVVLATSAGHAGGRYARELSVGPVWASHWSPREKPPGTEVIVDWRSGLCLSLSGTARLARFATAELGLTYAEKGAQHTVRTRSFPFGDMLLTYDFRYIELPATVRTYWLTLGAVRFYTYGGGYVGLALGKKYKFYNAAKGSASRKLNAVEQGDVGFVSGFGWEVNLGRLSLLAKYRYSMGLVDLTLDTDPVYIPEFRGVDFPIIELRNFTHAFLVGMRWSVR; encoded by the coding sequence TTGAAGACTCCGATGCTGGGGACTCTTGCCGGCCGATGGTGCCAGGTTACCGGCACCGTGGTCGCTCTTGTGGTGCTCGCCACCTCCGCTGGGCACGCCGGGGGCCGTTACGCACGCGAGTTGAGCGTAGGCCCGGTGTGGGCCAGCCACTGGAGCCCGCGAGAAAAACCGCCCGGCACCGAAGTGATCGTGGATTGGCGTTCCGGACTCTGTCTCTCGCTCAGCGGCACCGCACGCTTGGCGCGATTCGCGACGGCAGAGCTCGGGCTGACCTACGCCGAAAAGGGCGCGCAGCACACCGTGCGCACGCGCTCCTTCCCTTTTGGCGACATGCTGCTCACCTACGACTTTCGCTACATTGAGTTGCCCGCTACCGTCCGCACCTACTGGCTGACACTTGGAGCCGTGCGTTTTTACACCTACGGCGGGGGCTATGTGGGCCTCGCTCTTGGCAAGAAGTACAAATTCTACAATGCAGCGAAAGGCTCGGCAAGCCGCAAACTGAATGCAGTGGAACAGGGCGACGTGGGTTTCGTCTCGGGCTTCGGTTGGGAGGTGAACTTGGGAAGGCTCTCGTTGCTGGCCAAGTACCGCTACAGCATGGGCCTTGTGGACCTGACGCTGGACACCGACCCTGTGTACATTCCGGAGTTCCGGGGAGTTGATTTCCCGATCATCGAGCTGCGCAATTTCACCCACGCCTTTCTGGTTGGCATGCGTTGGAGTGTGAGGTAA
- a CDS encoding DUF523 and DUF1722 domain-containing protein, whose protein sequence is MSTEVKPVVVVSKCLGFEACRYNGVTITSEVVAKLAPFVRFVPVCPEVEIGLGVPREPIRVVQSRKGRRLLQPATGADVTEKMVAFAAAFLASHLDAHGFILKGRSPSCGIKDVKIFAAAEDPIPVAKRSGFFGAAVLEQFGHLPIEDEGRLSNFRLREHFLTHLFVTARFDQVKASGTMGALVEFHSRHKLLLMGYSQKHLKEMGRIVANPELKPVAQLLDEYERHLHAAFARPARSSAVINVLMHALGYFSPQLGAKEKAFFLETLLKFREGRVPLSVPVAVVKSWIARFGQPYLEAQLFFDPYPEALVEISDSGKGREL, encoded by the coding sequence ATGAGCACGGAGGTAAAGCCAGTTGTGGTGGTCAGCAAGTGCCTCGGCTTCGAGGCCTGTCGCTACAATGGCGTGACCATCACCAGCGAGGTGGTGGCCAAACTGGCGCCTTTTGTGCGCTTTGTGCCGGTCTGCCCGGAGGTGGAGATCGGCCTCGGAGTGCCCCGCGAGCCGATACGCGTGGTGCAAAGCAGGAAGGGGCGTCGCCTGCTGCAGCCGGCTACCGGTGCGGACGTGACCGAGAAGATGGTTGCCTTTGCTGCGGCCTTTCTTGCCTCGCACCTCGACGCGCACGGTTTCATTCTGAAAGGCCGCTCGCCATCCTGTGGCATCAAGGACGTCAAAATCTTCGCCGCGGCCGAAGACCCCATCCCGGTCGCGAAGAGGAGTGGTTTCTTCGGGGCCGCGGTGCTTGAGCAGTTTGGCCACCTCCCGATTGAGGATGAGGGCCGTTTGAGCAACTTCCGCCTTCGCGAGCATTTTCTCACGCACCTATTCGTCACGGCTCGTTTTGACCAGGTCAAGGCGAGCGGCACAATGGGCGCGTTGGTGGAGTTTCACAGCCGGCACAAGCTCTTGCTCATGGGTTACAGCCAGAAGCACCTCAAGGAGATGGGCAGAATTGTGGCCAACCCGGAACTGAAGCCGGTAGCCCAACTGCTCGATGAGTATGAGCGACACCTACACGCCGCATTTGCCCGTCCTGCGCGCTCTTCAGCAGTGATCAATGTGCTCATGCACGCCCTGGGCTACTTTTCGCCGCAGCTTGGGGCCAAAGAGAAAGCCTTCTTTCTCGAGACGCTGCTCAAGTTTCGGGAGGGGCGGGTTCCGCTCAGCGTCCCGGTGGCGGTGGTGAAGTCCTGGATCGCGCGCTTTGGGCAGCCATATCTGGAAGCGCAACTGTTTTTCGACCCTTATCCTGAGGCGCTGGTGGAGATTTCTGACTCCGGCAAAGGGCGTGAGCTTTGA
- a CDS encoding tryptophan-rich sensory protein produces the protein MGLSKALVLKLVVGIGVCLLAVVLGSVFTSSGVRTWYPTLNKPPFTPPGWLFGPVWTVLYILMGVAVALVWQRSSGVNAALTVFSVQLVLNVLWSLFFFGLRLPALALVDIALLWGAIVATLVLFWRTQPAAGALLVPYLLWVSFATMLNASIVWLNR, from the coding sequence ATGGGCCTGTCGAAGGCATTGGTCTTGAAGTTGGTCGTGGGAATCGGGGTCTGCCTCCTGGCGGTGGTGTTAGGAAGCGTATTCACCAGCAGTGGGGTCCGCACCTGGTATCCCACCCTCAACAAGCCGCCCTTCACGCCTCCGGGCTGGCTGTTCGGTCCGGTGTGGACGGTGCTGTACATTCTCATGGGTGTCGCAGTGGCGCTGGTGTGGCAGAGGAGCTCTGGCGTCAACGCTGCCCTGACAGTGTTCAGCGTGCAGCTCGTCCTCAATGTGCTGTGGTCACTGTTCTTTTTCGGCCTGCGCTTGCCAGCCCTCGCGTTGGTCGACATTGCTCTCCTTTGGGGGGCTATTGTCGCCACGCTCGTCCTGTTTTGGCGGACGCAACCGGCTGCCGGAGCGCTCCTCGTCCCGTACCTGCTTTGGGTGAGCTTTGCCACCATGCTGAACGCCTCCATCGTGTGGCTGAATAGGTGA
- a CDS encoding aminotransferase class V-fold PLP-dependent enzyme — MLKPPPQLANISWLSDRSKIYANWAGAERIRTDVLGIENRYRKWQHLYEDDPKASMRALRLAVNNSRARLAEFVGCPDPAHLLFSTGSEAALKEVLFAHQIIPWGSRILVTDCEFYGIYSKIAPPRYHADVAPVAAKTKAQEIVDELLTRLRPDTKLVLVSHVCYNTGVALPVAEICRQLKAAQPEVFVLVDGAQAVGHIAVGVAALGCDFYAGDAHKWLVGPDQTGFLYVRSAAHLAIIARDASSPFAVHPRLNHDKGSRSGAVATSLAALGDSLEPFMDKEALSRAQAYAFALAEQFRSRCVHELGDFLRVYPDSQCDGRTAIVSLVLPGAGAGRQTLERLHDDLLAEGIHCALIGHSPAAYADQIKTPAMLRFSFSVGNTEAEVEAIVQKLGLLARRSLMASSVRA, encoded by the coding sequence ATGCTCAAACCGCCTCCGCAACTGGCAAACATCAGCTGGCTTTCCGACCGTTCCAAGATCTATGCCAACTGGGCAGGAGCAGAACGGATCCGGACGGACGTGCTGGGCATCGAGAACCGCTATCGCAAGTGGCAGCACCTCTACGAGGATGACCCCAAAGCCAGCATGCGCGCGCTGCGCCTGGCGGTCAACAACTCCCGCGCCCGGCTCGCGGAGTTCGTGGGCTGCCCCGACCCTGCGCATCTTCTCTTTTCCACGGGCTCAGAGGCCGCCCTGAAAGAAGTGCTCTTTGCTCACCAGATCATCCCATGGGGTTCGCGCATTCTGGTGACCGACTGCGAGTTTTACGGGATCTACAGCAAGATCGCGCCGCCCCGCTATCATGCAGACGTGGCGCCCGTTGCCGCCAAGACCAAGGCCCAGGAGATTGTCGATGAACTGCTGACCCGACTTCGCCCGGATACCAAATTGGTGCTGGTCAGCCATGTGTGTTACAACACAGGCGTGGCGCTACCCGTCGCCGAGATTTGTCGCCAACTGAAGGCGGCCCAGCCCGAGGTGTTCGTCCTTGTCGACGGCGCCCAGGCCGTGGGGCACATTGCGGTGGGCGTTGCCGCGCTGGGGTGCGACTTTTACGCTGGGGACGCGCACAAGTGGCTTGTCGGCCCCGACCAGACCGGCTTCCTCTATGTGCGCTCGGCGGCGCACCTGGCAATCATCGCGCGCGACGCCTCTTCCCCCTTTGCCGTTCACCCGCGCCTCAACCACGACAAGGGCTCGCGCAGCGGGGCGGTGGCCACCTCTCTGGCGGCCCTGGGCGACAGCCTCGAGCCGTTCATGGACAAAGAGGCACTTTCGCGTGCCCAAGCGTATGCCTTTGCCTTGGCAGAGCAGTTTCGCTCACGGTGTGTGCACGAGCTCGGAGACTTCCTCCGCGTCTACCCGGACTCCCAATGTGACGGGCGCACGGCGATTGTCTCCCTGGTTCTCCCAGGCGCCGGTGCTGGCCGCCAAACGCTGGAACGGCTGCACGACGACCTCCTGGCAGAGGGGATCCACTGTGCCCTGATCGGGCATTCCCCGGCCGCCTATGCCGATCAGATCAAGACTCCGGCCATGTTGCGCTTCTCATTCTCGGTGGGGAACACCGAAGCCGAGGTGGAGGCGATCGTGCAGAAGTTGGGGCTGCTTGCCCGACGATCGTTGATGGCGTCGTCGGTGCGGGCCTAA
- a CDS encoding response regulator, protein MTKVLYAEDVEFLRQGICADLREAGFEVASCPLDRQEALRNVEAQQPDVLLLDVMSEMNIHEGLSIAAHLREHPLRKQGRMKVLLLTIFRQDDEAIRAALAQGLADGIVTKPTTSERIVREITRVMRN, encoded by the coding sequence ATGACTAAGGTACTGTACGCTGAGGACGTGGAATTCCTGCGTCAGGGCATCTGCGCGGACCTGCGCGAGGCAGGCTTCGAGGTGGCCTCCTGTCCGCTGGACCGACAAGAGGCGCTGCGGAACGTAGAGGCGCAGCAGCCCGACGTGCTCTTGTTGGACGTCATGAGCGAGATGAACATCCACGAGGGGCTCTCCATCGCCGCGCACCTGCGCGAGCATCCACTGCGCAAACAGGGACGCATGAAGGTGCTGCTGCTCACCATCTTTCGCCAGGATGACGAGGCCATCCGCGCAGCATTGGCACAGGGCCTGGCCGACGGCATCGTGACCAAGCCCACCACCAGCGAGCGGATCGTGCGCGAGATCACCCGGGTGATGAGGAACTGA
- a CDS encoding ATP-binding protein has product MPEDIFTARLKERDMIDKLNDICEEDTATTRCSTAVWDNEAHQITERHFCHRICKYYLFNNAEIRHRFCDVDDLKYARKVIETSKPQRYVCWSGFTCFMVPIVVYERVVGLISIGEFLTVDRPRLSDRFFEVVEQYGLPREEIDEDIRKNVPIFTEENIKGLIASTEFLARVIADILMGEISLSFDLLVRKYTRLAEQDWLRFSADELSSFLILKNIIKLQNLFLRYALRKIAEEKKIGLHKTLMPYQVIVTAAENLRANRDREKSYRQIISAIRQVEEYTLQSMRGLALSDTQWLALTEKREVDLRKLLRNVVQAKKPLIDHKRIAVDVRVRTGGASLWGRPDDLDFLFSTLLENAIYAVEDGAGRIRLSATQANGGIVVTCADNGCGIRPEELPRIFEQGYRGKRFTKVHPAGAGLGLSLAQHIVHAHGGHMNVESAPGKGTTFTVVFPSYALGGASSND; this is encoded by the coding sequence ATGCCTGAGGACATTTTCACCGCGCGCCTCAAGGAGCGCGACATGATCGACAAGCTCAACGACATCTGCGAAGAGGACACCGCTACCACGCGCTGTTCCACGGCAGTATGGGACAACGAGGCGCATCAGATCACGGAGCGGCATTTTTGCCACCGCATCTGCAAGTACTACCTTTTCAACAATGCGGAGATCCGCCACCGCTTCTGCGACGTGGACGACCTGAAGTACGCGCGCAAGGTCATCGAGACCTCCAAACCGCAGCGCTACGTCTGCTGGTCTGGGTTTACCTGCTTCATGGTGCCAATCGTGGTCTACGAGCGCGTGGTGGGACTCATCTCCATTGGCGAATTCCTCACCGTCGACCGTCCCAGGTTGTCGGATCGCTTTTTCGAGGTTGTCGAGCAATACGGTCTGCCGCGAGAGGAGATTGACGAGGACATCCGCAAGAACGTCCCGATCTTCACCGAAGAGAACATCAAGGGTCTGATCGCCTCCACGGAGTTTTTGGCGCGGGTGATTGCCGACATCCTGATGGGCGAAATCAGCTTGAGCTTTGACCTGCTGGTGCGGAAATACACCAGGCTCGCAGAACAGGATTGGTTGCGCTTCTCGGCGGACGAGTTGAGCAGCTTTCTCATTCTCAAGAACATCATCAAGCTGCAGAACCTCTTTCTGCGGTATGCCTTGCGCAAAATCGCCGAGGAGAAGAAAATCGGCCTGCACAAGACGCTGATGCCGTACCAGGTCATCGTCACCGCCGCCGAGAACCTGCGGGCGAACCGCGATCGGGAAAAATCCTATCGGCAGATTATCTCGGCCATCAGGCAGGTGGAGGAGTACACACTGCAGTCCATGCGGGGCCTGGCACTGAGCGACACGCAGTGGCTGGCTCTCACCGAAAAGCGCGAGGTGGATCTGCGCAAGTTGTTGCGGAACGTTGTGCAGGCCAAGAAGCCGCTTATCGACCACAAGAGGATCGCCGTGGACGTACGGGTGCGCACCGGAGGCGCCTCGTTGTGGGGGCGTCCGGACGATCTGGATTTTCTGTTCAGCACCTTGTTGGAGAACGCCATCTATGCGGTGGAAGACGGCGCCGGCCGCATCCGTCTAAGCGCGACGCAGGCCAATGGCGGCATCGTGGTGACCTGCGCCGACAACGGCTGTGGCATCAGGCCCGAGGAACTGCCGAGGATTTTCGAGCAGGGATATCGTGGCAAGCGCTTCACCAAGGTGCACCCGGCCGGCGCCGGCCTGGGCTTGTCGTTGGCGCAGCACATCGTGCATGCCCACGGCGGCCACATGAACGTGGAGAGCGCGCCCGGGAAAGGAACCACCTTCACGGTGGTCTTCCCTTCCTACGCGCTGGGAGGAGCATCGAGCAATGACTAA
- a CDS encoding sigma-54 dependent transcriptional regulator, whose translation MTQQRYDFDYKYSGYLQQFIDALSKTQDPREMLEQGFDVLASITRYKFILFLERRGSALECADGSPRPRGFRAPGSTEVGRELVALVTSELAAHPDERFVRLNAIHATPYKNLAEHPGLGSGLAVRLQRAEGGGDYGVLFFGCADDRILNTFELDLIESLANLVEELFSRTKVEREIVWGRSAAMAAVRDMVEKVAQSEANVLIRGESGTGKELIAWLIHERSRRRGKVFVDVNCAALPETLLESELFGHEKGSFTGAISQKIGKFELANGGTLFLDEIGDTSLAMQVKMLRVLQEGEFTRVGGNEKVKADIRVISATNQSLEELIEKGQFRRDLFYRLNVIPIYIPPLRERPEDIPDLLEHILNRFSARLGIRYSFTPKAIARLQSYPWVGNVRELENLLERTITLASSTVIDEKDLRLEPVRGKGLGALDFRGETRPLREVVAEVRQAYCRAALELFAGNKSKAAAALGISRMIFNKYLQGVDIDA comes from the coding sequence ATGACCCAGCAGCGCTACGACTTTGACTACAAATACTCCGGCTACCTGCAGCAGTTCATCGATGCGCTGTCCAAGACGCAGGACCCGCGCGAGATGCTGGAGCAGGGATTCGACGTGCTGGCCTCCATCACGCGGTACAAGTTCATCCTCTTTCTGGAACGGCGCGGCTCCGCTTTGGAGTGCGCCGACGGGAGTCCTCGGCCGCGCGGGTTCCGGGCCCCCGGCTCCACCGAGGTGGGCCGCGAGCTGGTGGCGCTGGTCACGTCCGAGTTGGCTGCCCACCCGGACGAGCGCTTTGTCCGTCTCAACGCCATCCACGCAACTCCCTACAAGAATCTCGCAGAGCACCCAGGACTCGGCTCAGGATTGGCCGTGCGGCTGCAGAGAGCCGAGGGGGGAGGCGACTACGGCGTGCTTTTCTTTGGCTGCGCCGACGACCGCATCCTCAACACTTTTGAGCTCGATCTCATCGAGAGTTTAGCCAATCTCGTGGAGGAGCTCTTTTCCCGCACCAAAGTGGAGCGGGAGATTGTCTGGGGACGTTCGGCAGCCATGGCCGCAGTGCGCGACATGGTGGAGAAAGTGGCGCAGTCGGAGGCCAACGTGTTGATCCGAGGCGAGTCGGGCACCGGCAAGGAGCTCATTGCCTGGCTCATCCACGAGCGCAGTCGCCGCCGGGGCAAGGTCTTTGTGGATGTCAACTGTGCCGCGCTGCCAGAGACCCTCTTGGAGAGCGAGCTCTTCGGCCACGAGAAGGGTTCCTTCACCGGGGCCATCAGCCAGAAGATCGGCAAGTTCGAGCTGGCCAATGGGGGCACGCTCTTCCTTGACGAAATCGGCGACACCTCGTTGGCCATGCAGGTGAAGATGCTGCGCGTACTGCAGGAAGGGGAATTCACGCGCGTCGGCGGCAATGAGAAGGTCAAGGCCGATATCCGCGTGATCAGCGCCACCAACCAGAGCCTGGAAGAGCTCATCGAGAAGGGGCAGTTCCGGCGGGACCTGTTCTATCGGCTGAATGTGATTCCCATCTACATTCCACCGCTACGGGAGAGGCCAGAGGACATCCCGGACCTCTTGGAGCACATCCTCAATCGTTTCAGCGCGCGCCTCGGAATCCGCTACAGTTTCACCCCGAAGGCGATTGCCCGCCTGCAGAGCTACCCCTGGGTGGGCAACGTGCGCGAGTTGGAGAACCTGTTGGAGCGCACCATCACCCTCGCCTCCAGCACGGTGATCGATGAGAAGGACCTGCGCTTGGAGCCGGTGCGGGGCAAAGGGCTGGGCGCGCTTGATTTTCGTGGCGAAACGCGGCCGTTGCGCGAGGTGGTGGCCGAGGTGCGGCAGGCCTATTGCAGAGCCGCGCTGGAACTCTTCGCCGGCAACAAGTCCAAGGCAGCCGCAGCCTTGGGCATCAGCAGGATGATCTTCAACAAGTACCTGCAGGGGGTGGATATCGATGCCTGA